From the Carya illinoinensis cultivar Pawnee chromosome 4, C.illinoinensisPawnee_v1, whole genome shotgun sequence genome, one window contains:
- the LOC122306138 gene encoding heterogeneous nuclear ribonucleoprotein 1-like isoform X2, with protein sequence MQSDSGKLFIGGISWDTSEERLKEYFNSYGEVVEAVIMKDRTTGRARGFGFVVFADSAVADRVIMEKHSIDGRMVEAKKAVPRDDQNILSRTSGSTHGSPGPGRTRKIFVGGLASTVTESDFKKYFDQFGIITDVVVMYDHNTQRPRGFGFITYDSEEAVDKVLVKSFHELNGKMVEVKRAVPKELSPGPSRSPLGGYNYGPSRANSFLSGYNQGYPPNTVEGYGLRMDGRLSPVAGGRTALPPFGSGYGMGINFEPGLSPGFGGSSNFNSNLSYGRGLNPYYVGNSNRFSSPIGYDSRNGGNSFFSSATRNLWGSGGLNFGTNPASSSAYQGPGRGSIAEGTFVNNGVNWGSSEIFAQGGNSVSNNSGNLAYGGGDNSYGLGTGVYGRKSGNSVAQTSSYAASNGGFDGAFADFYSGGSEYGDTTWRSSNAEQDGSGPFGYGFGSTVSNVSSKTPPGYVGGYSVNKRESNRGISA encoded by the exons ATGCAATCTGATAGTGGTAAGTTATTTATTGGTGGAATATCTTGGGACACAAGTGAAGAGCGTCtcaaggagtattttaattcataTGGGGAGGTggtggaagctgttattatgaAGGATCGGACAACAGGTCGTGCTCGAGGCTTTGGCTTCGTTGTTTTTGCTGACTCAGCTGTTGCAGACAGGGTCATAATGGAGAAGCACAGCATTGACGGAAGGATG GTTGAGGCAAAAAAGGCTGTTCCTAGGGATGACCAAAACATTTTGAGTAGAACCAGTGGTAGCACCCATGGTTCCCCAGGTCCTGGCCGTACAAGAAAGATATTCGTTGGAGGTTTAGCATCCACCGTCACGGAGAGTGACTTCAAGAAGTATTTTGATCAGTTTGGGATAATCACAGATGTTGTGGTTATGTATGATCACAACACCCAGAGACCTAGAGGCTTTGGATTCATTACTTATGATTCAGAGGAAGCAGTGGACAAGGTTTTGGTCAAGAGCTTTCATGAACTAAATGGTAAAATGGTTGAGGTCAAGCGTGCTGTTCCCAAAGAGTTATCACCGGGTCCAAGTCGCAGCCCACTTGGTGGATACAACTATGGTCCGAGTAGGGCAAATAGCTTCCTTAGTGGCTACAATCAAGGATATCCTCCAAATACCGTTGAAGGCTACGGACTTCGAATGGATGGTAGATTAAGTCCAGTTGCTGGTGGTCGAACTGCCCTTCCTCCATTTGGTTCTGGTTATGGAATGGGTATAAATTTTGAGCCAGGGTTGAGCCCAGGTTTTGGGGGGAGTTCAAATTTTAATAGTAATCTGAGCTATGGACGTGGTTTGAACCCTTATTATGTCGGTAATTCGAATAGATTTAGCAGTCCAATTGGGTATGACAGTCGTAATGGAGGAAACTCCTTTTTCAGCTCAGCAACTCGGAATCTTTGGGGGAGTGGGGGGCTTAATTTTGGCACCAACCCTGCAAGTTCCAGTGCATACCAGGGACCAGGACGTGGGAGCATTGCAGAAGGTACATTTGTCAATAATGGAGTTAACTGGGGATCTTCAGAAATTTTTGCCCAAGGTGGAAACAGTGTTTCTAATAATAGTGGGAATCTTGCTTATGGAGGAGGTGATAACAGTTATGGTTTGGGAACAGGAGTGTATGGAAGAAAAAGTGGTAACAGTGTAGCCCAAACATCATCTTATGCTGCATCTAATGGTGGTTTTGATGGGGCCTTTGCTGACTTCTATAGTGGTGGTTCAGAATATGGAGACACCACTTGGCGATCATCAAATGCTGAACAAGATGGATCGGGTCCCTTTGGCTATGGGTTTGGTAGTACCGTTTCCAACGTTTCTTCTAAAACTCC
- the LOC122306138 gene encoding heterogeneous nuclear ribonucleoprotein 1-like isoform X1, with amino-acid sequence MEVFLACRKMQSDSGKLFIGGISWDTSEERLKEYFNSYGEVVEAVIMKDRTTGRARGFGFVVFADSAVADRVIMEKHSIDGRMVEAKKAVPRDDQNILSRTSGSTHGSPGPGRTRKIFVGGLASTVTESDFKKYFDQFGIITDVVVMYDHNTQRPRGFGFITYDSEEAVDKVLVKSFHELNGKMVEVKRAVPKELSPGPSRSPLGGYNYGPSRANSFLSGYNQGYPPNTVEGYGLRMDGRLSPVAGGRTALPPFGSGYGMGINFEPGLSPGFGGSSNFNSNLSYGRGLNPYYVGNSNRFSSPIGYDSRNGGNSFFSSATRNLWGSGGLNFGTNPASSSAYQGPGRGSIAEGTFVNNGVNWGSSEIFAQGGNSVSNNSGNLAYGGGDNSYGLGTGVYGRKSGNSVAQTSSYAASNGGFDGAFADFYSGGSEYGDTTWRSSNAEQDGSGPFGYGFGSTVSNVSSKTPPGYVGGYSVNKRESNRGISA; translated from the exons ATGGAAGTATTTTTGGCATGTAGAAAAATGCAATCTGATAGTGGTAAGTTATTTATTGGTGGAATATCTTGGGACACAAGTGAAGAGCGTCtcaaggagtattttaattcataTGGGGAGGTggtggaagctgttattatgaAGGATCGGACAACAGGTCGTGCTCGAGGCTTTGGCTTCGTTGTTTTTGCTGACTCAGCTGTTGCAGACAGGGTCATAATGGAGAAGCACAGCATTGACGGAAGGATG GTTGAGGCAAAAAAGGCTGTTCCTAGGGATGACCAAAACATTTTGAGTAGAACCAGTGGTAGCACCCATGGTTCCCCAGGTCCTGGCCGTACAAGAAAGATATTCGTTGGAGGTTTAGCATCCACCGTCACGGAGAGTGACTTCAAGAAGTATTTTGATCAGTTTGGGATAATCACAGATGTTGTGGTTATGTATGATCACAACACCCAGAGACCTAGAGGCTTTGGATTCATTACTTATGATTCAGAGGAAGCAGTGGACAAGGTTTTGGTCAAGAGCTTTCATGAACTAAATGGTAAAATGGTTGAGGTCAAGCGTGCTGTTCCCAAAGAGTTATCACCGGGTCCAAGTCGCAGCCCACTTGGTGGATACAACTATGGTCCGAGTAGGGCAAATAGCTTCCTTAGTGGCTACAATCAAGGATATCCTCCAAATACCGTTGAAGGCTACGGACTTCGAATGGATGGTAGATTAAGTCCAGTTGCTGGTGGTCGAACTGCCCTTCCTCCATTTGGTTCTGGTTATGGAATGGGTATAAATTTTGAGCCAGGGTTGAGCCCAGGTTTTGGGGGGAGTTCAAATTTTAATAGTAATCTGAGCTATGGACGTGGTTTGAACCCTTATTATGTCGGTAATTCGAATAGATTTAGCAGTCCAATTGGGTATGACAGTCGTAATGGAGGAAACTCCTTTTTCAGCTCAGCAACTCGGAATCTTTGGGGGAGTGGGGGGCTTAATTTTGGCACCAACCCTGCAAGTTCCAGTGCATACCAGGGACCAGGACGTGGGAGCATTGCAGAAGGTACATTTGTCAATAATGGAGTTAACTGGGGATCTTCAGAAATTTTTGCCCAAGGTGGAAACAGTGTTTCTAATAATAGTGGGAATCTTGCTTATGGAGGAGGTGATAACAGTTATGGTTTGGGAACAGGAGTGTATGGAAGAAAAAGTGGTAACAGTGTAGCCCAAACATCATCTTATGCTGCATCTAATGGTGGTTTTGATGGGGCCTTTGCTGACTTCTATAGTGGTGGTTCAGAATATGGAGACACCACTTGGCGATCATCAAATGCTGAACAAGATGGATCGGGTCCCTTTGGCTATGGGTTTGGTAGTACCGTTTCCAACGTTTCTTCTAAAACTCC